A section of the Callospermophilus lateralis isolate mCalLat2 chromosome 14, mCalLat2.hap1, whole genome shotgun sequence genome encodes:
- the Ino80b gene encoding INO80 complex subunit B: MSACFPTISRPFPLEDPMSKLWRRGSTSGAMEASEPGEALELSLAGAHGHGVHKKKHKKHKKKHKKKHHQEEEAGPTQPSPAKPQLKLKIKLGGQVLGTKSVPTFTVIPEGPRSPSPLMVVDNEEEPMEGVPLEQYRAWLDEDSNLSPSPIRDLSGGLGGQEEEEEQRWLDALEKGELDDNGDLKKEINERLLTARQRALLQKARSQPSPMMPLPVAGGCPAPALTEEMLLKREERARKRRLQAARRAEEHKNQTIERLTKTAAPSGRGGRGAARGERRGGRAAAPAPMVRYSSGAQGSTLSFPPGVPAPAAVSQRPTPTGPPPRCSVPGCPHPRRYACSRTGQALCSLQCYRINLQMRLGGPEGPGSPLLAT; the protein is encoded by the exons ATGTCTGCTTGTTTCCCGACCATTTCCAGACCTTTTCCCTTAGAGGACCCCATGAGTAAGCTGTGGCGGCGCGGGAGCACCTCAGGGGCTATGGAGGCTTCTGAGCCGG GGGAAGCGCTGGAGTTGAGCCTCGCGGGTGCCCATGGCCACGGAGTACACAAGAAAAAGCACAAGAAGCACAAGAAAAAGCACAAGAAGAAACACCATCAGGAAGAGGAGGCCGGTCCCACACAGCCATCTCCCGCCAAGCCCCAGCTCAAACTCAAAATCAAGCTGGGCGGGCAGGTCTTAGGCACCAAGAG TGTTCCTACCTTCACTGTGATCCCTGAGGGTCCTCGTTCACCCTCTCCTCTCATGGTTGTGGATAATGAAGAGGAACCTATGGAAGGCGTTCCCTTGGAGCAGTACCGAGCCTGGCTGG ATGAAGACAGTAATCTGTCCCCCTCGCCAATTCGGGACCTGTCAGGGGGGTTAGGGGgccaggaagaagaggaggaacagAGGTGGCTGGATGCCCTGGAGAAGGGGGAACTGGATGACAATGGAGACCTCAAGAAGGAGATCAATGAACGGTTGCTCACAGCTCGACAA CGAGCTCTGCTCCAGAAGGCACGGAGTCAGCCTTCCCCGATGATGCCGCTGCCTGTCGCTGGGGGCTGCCCGGCCCCTGCCCTCACGGAGGAGATGCTGCTGAAACGCGAGGAGCGAGCGCGCAAGCGGCGACTGCAGGCCGCGCGGCGAGCGGAGGAGCACAAGAACCAGACAATCGAGCGCCTCACCAAGACTGCGGCTCCTAGCGGGCGGGGAGGTCGGGGGGCTGCGCGGGGCGAGCGGCGGGGAGGGCGGGCCGCAGCTCCGGCCCCCATGGTGCGCTACAGCAGTGGGGCACAGGGTTCCACTCTTTCCTTCCCACCTGGCGTCCCCGCCCCCGCTGCTGTCTCTCAGCGTCCAACTCCAACAGGCCCTCCTCCGCGCTGCTCTGTCCCTGGCTGCCCTCACCCGCGCCGGTACGCCTGCTCCCGCACGGGCCAGGCGCTGTGCAGCCTTCAGTGTTATCGTATCAATCTGCAGATGCGGCTTGGGGGACCCGAGGGTCCAGGGTCCCCCCTTTTGGCTACTTAA
- the Wbp1 gene encoding WW domain-binding protein 1 isoform X2 → MQALVVWESGGVTSGDWLLGEVANVFQLANPSKENADWLDRSTWVLVGGALPGWKLRPRSDGGGSEHGPGRDHGGASRGGRGGAPGGRGGCGVQGAVGGGMARASSGNGSEEAWGALQAPQQQLRELCPGVNNQPYLCESGHCCGETGCCTYYYELWWFWLLWTVLILFSCCCAFRHRRAKLRLQQQQRQREINLLAYHGACHGAGPVPAGSLLDLRLLSAFKPPAYEDVVHRPGTPPPPYTMAPGHPLTASSECTRCSSASTCPAHCEGTNVEGVSSHESASPHQESEPRARVSPAHTPPSCRYRRLTGDSGIELCPCPDSSEVDPIKEVRASAIPPDLEDHSPCTLPPDPLPQVSPMGLASSEGDIP, encoded by the exons ATGCAAGCTCTTGTTGTCTGGGAGAGCGGCGGAGTTACTTCTGGGGATTGGTTACTGGGCGAAGTCGCTAATGTGTTCCAATTGGCCAATCCGTCGAAGGAAAATGCTGATTGGCTGGATAGGTCAACCTGGGTCCTAGTTGGCGGAGCTCTCCCCGGATGGAAGCTCCGGCCGCGGAGTGATGGTGGCGGCAGCGAACATGGGCCGGGCAGGGACCATGGCGGTGCCAGCAGAGGTGGCAGGGGCGGGGCACCTGGCGGTAGAGGAGGCTGTGGTGTTCAGGGGGCTGTAGGTGGAGGCATGGCTCGGGCCAGCAGCGGGAACGGCAGCGAGGAGGCCTGGGGGGCACTTCAAGCGCCGCAACAGCAG CTTcgagagctgtgcccaggagtCAACAACCAGCCCTACCTCTGTGAGAGTGGTCATTGCTGCGGGGAGACTGGCTGCTGTACCTACTactatgaactctggt GGTTCTGGCTGCTCTGGACTGTCCTCATCCTCTTTAGCTGCTGTTGCGCCTTCCGCCACCGACGAGCTAAACTCCGGCTGCAACAACAGCAGCGGCAACGTGAGATCAACTTGTTGGCCTACCATGGGGCATGCCACGGGGCTGGCCCTGTCCCTGCCGGTTCACTGCTTGACCTTC GCCTCCTCAGCGCCTTCAAACCCCCTGCCTATGAGGATGTGGTTCACCGCCCAGGCACACCACCACCTCCTTATACTATGGCCCCTGGCCACCCCTTAACTGCTTCCAGTGAATGCACCCGCTGTTCCTCTGCATCCACCTGCCCTGCCCACTGCGAGGGGACAAACGTGGAAGGTGTTTCCTCCCACGAGAGTGCCTCCCCTCATCAGGAGAGTGAGCCTAGGGCAAGGGTCAGCCCAGCCCACACACCTCCCTCTTGCCGCTATCGTCGCCTGACTGGTGACTCGGGTATTGAGCTCTGCCCTTGTCCTGATTCCAGTGAGGTTGACCCAATCAAGGAGGTGAGGGCTAGTGCCATCCCACCAGATCTGGAGGACCACTCCCCTTGTACACTGCCCCCAGACCCCTTGCCACAGGTCTCTCCCATGGGGCTGGCTTCCAGTGAAGGGGATATCCCATAA
- the Wbp1 gene encoding WW domain-binding protein 1 isoform X1, with the protein MQALVVWESGGVTSGDWLLGEVANVFQLANPSKENADWLDRSTWVLVGGALPGWKLRPRSDGGGSEHGPGRDHGGASRGGRGGAPGGRGGCGVQGAVGGGMARASSGNGSEEAWGALQAPQQQSPAASSLEGAIWRRAGTQTRALDAILYHPQQSHLLRELCPGVNNQPYLCESGHCCGETGCCTYYYELWWFWLLWTVLILFSCCCAFRHRRAKLRLQQQQRQREINLLAYHGACHGAGPVPAGSLLDLRLLSAFKPPAYEDVVHRPGTPPPPYTMAPGHPLTASSECTRCSSASTCPAHCEGTNVEGVSSHESASPHQESEPRARVSPAHTPPSCRYRRLTGDSGIELCPCPDSSEVDPIKEVRASAIPPDLEDHSPCTLPPDPLPQVSPMGLASSEGDIP; encoded by the exons ATGCAAGCTCTTGTTGTCTGGGAGAGCGGCGGAGTTACTTCTGGGGATTGGTTACTGGGCGAAGTCGCTAATGTGTTCCAATTGGCCAATCCGTCGAAGGAAAATGCTGATTGGCTGGATAGGTCAACCTGGGTCCTAGTTGGCGGAGCTCTCCCCGGATGGAAGCTCCGGCCGCGGAGTGATGGTGGCGGCAGCGAACATGGGCCGGGCAGGGACCATGGCGGTGCCAGCAGAGGTGGCAGGGGCGGGGCACCTGGCGGTAGAGGAGGCTGTGGTGTTCAGGGGGCTGTAGGTGGAGGCATGGCTCGGGCCAGCAGCGGGAACGGCAGCGAGGAGGCCTGGGGGGCACTTCAAGCGCCGCAACAGCAG AGTCCAGCAGCGTCTTCTCTTGAGGGAGCAATCTGGAGAAGAGCTGGAACCCAGACTCGCGCCCTGGATGCCATCCTTTATCATCCACAGCAATCCCATCTG CTTcgagagctgtgcccaggagtCAACAACCAGCCCTACCTCTGTGAGAGTGGTCATTGCTGCGGGGAGACTGGCTGCTGTACCTACTactatgaactctggt GGTTCTGGCTGCTCTGGACTGTCCTCATCCTCTTTAGCTGCTGTTGCGCCTTCCGCCACCGACGAGCTAAACTCCGGCTGCAACAACAGCAGCGGCAACGTGAGATCAACTTGTTGGCCTACCATGGGGCATGCCACGGGGCTGGCCCTGTCCCTGCCGGTTCACTGCTTGACCTTC GCCTCCTCAGCGCCTTCAAACCCCCTGCCTATGAGGATGTGGTTCACCGCCCAGGCACACCACCACCTCCTTATACTATGGCCCCTGGCCACCCCTTAACTGCTTCCAGTGAATGCACCCGCTGTTCCTCTGCATCCACCTGCCCTGCCCACTGCGAGGGGACAAACGTGGAAGGTGTTTCCTCCCACGAGAGTGCCTCCCCTCATCAGGAGAGTGAGCCTAGGGCAAGGGTCAGCCCAGCCCACACACCTCCCTCTTGCCGCTATCGTCGCCTGACTGGTGACTCGGGTATTGAGCTCTGCCCTTGTCCTGATTCCAGTGAGGTTGACCCAATCAAGGAGGTGAGGGCTAGTGCCATCCCACCAGATCTGGAGGACCACTCCCCTTGTACACTGCCCCCAGACCCCTTGCCACAGGTCTCTCCCATGGGGCTGGCTTCCAGTGAAGGGGATATCCCATAA
- the Mogs gene encoding mannosyl-oligosaccharide glucosidase, which translates to MARGERRRRAAPAEGARAVEREARVGSGRRDGRGDRARGAAGGAALAVVVLALALALSGRWVLAWYRAQRAVTLHSAPPALSSDSSSPAVAPDLFWGTYRPHVYFGMKTRSPKPLLTGLMWAQQGATPGTPKLRHTCEQGDGVGPYGWEFHDGLSFGRQHIQDGALRLTTEFVKRPGGQHGGDWSWRVTVEPQALGTSALPLVSLFFYVVTDGQEVLLPEVGAKGQLKFISGHTSELGDFRFTLLPPTNPGDTAPKYGSYNVFWSSNPGLPLLTEMVKSRLNSWFQHQPPGDSPERYLGLPRSLKWEDRGPNGQRQGQGQFLIQQVTLKIPFSMDLVFESSSAQAGGNQALGQLAGSLLTQALESHAEAFRERFEKTFHLKEKGLSPEEQTLGQVALSSLLGGIGYFYGQGLVLPDMGVEGSEQKVDPALFPPLPLFSGVPSRSFFPRGFLWDEGFHQLVVQRWDPHLTREVLGHWLGLLNADGWIGREQILGDEARARVPSEFLVQRAAHANPPTLLLPVAHMLKGGDPADLNFLRRAFPRLHAWFSWLHQSQAGPVPLSYRWRGRDPALPTLLNPKTLPSGLDDYPRASHPSATERHLDLRCWVALGARVLSQLAEKLGETEAAAELGPLAASLEAEESLDELHWAPDLGVFADFGNHTKAVQLKPRPPQGLVRVVGRPQPRLQYVDALGYITLFPFLLRLLDPNSPHLGPLLDVLADSRHLWSPFGLRSLAASSPFYGQRNSEHDPPYWRGAVWLNINYLALGALHHYGHLEGPHQTQAAKLHSELRANVIGNVWRQYQATGFLWEQYSDQDGHGMGCRPFHGWTTLVLLIMSEDY; encoded by the exons ATGGCTCGAGGCGAGCGGCGACGTCGCGCAGCGCCCGCTGAAGGAGCGCGGGCGGTAGAGAGGGAAGCTCGGGTCGGCTCGGGGCGACGGGACGGCCGAGGCGACAGGGCCCGTGGCGCCGCCGGGGGAGCGGCCCTAGCCGTGGTGGTTCTGGCTCTGGCTCTCGCCCTGTCGGGGCGCTGGGTGCTGGCGTGGTACCGTGCACAGCGGGCGGTCACGCTACACTCTGCACCCCCAGCGCTGTCCTCCGACTCCTCCAGCCCAGCGGTGGCCCCTGACCTCTTCTGGGGCACCTACCGTCCTCACGTCTACTTCGGCATGAAGACTCGCAGCCCGAAACCCCTCCTCACCG GACTGATGTGGGCGCAGCAGGGCGCCACCCCAGGGACCCCTAAGCTCAGGCACACGTGTGAGCAGGGAGACGGCGTGGGTCCCTATGGCTGGGAGTTCCACGACGGTCTCTCCTTCGGGCGGCAACACATCCAGGATGGGGCCTTAAGGCTCACTACTGAGTTCGTCAAGAGGCCTGGGGGTCAACACGGAGGGGACTGGAGCTGGAGAGTGACTGTAGAGCCTCAG GCTTTAGGTACCTCTGCCCTCCCTTTGGTCTCCCTTTTCTTCTATGTGGTAACAGATGGCCAGGAAGTCCTACTCCCAGAGGTTGGGGCAAAGGGGCAGTTGAAGTTCATCAGTGGGCACACCAGTGAACTTGGTGACTTCCGCTTTACACTTTTGCCACCAACCAATCCAGGGGACACTGCCCCCAAGTATGGCAG CTACAATGTCTTCTGGTCCTCCAACCCAGGACTGCCGCTGCTGACAGAGATGGTGAAGAGTCGCCTAAATAGCTGGTTTCAGCATCAGCCCCCAGGGGATTCTCCTGAACGCTATCTCGGCTTGCCAAGATCTCTGAAGTGGGAGGACAGAGGCCCAAATGGGCAAAGGCAGGGACAAGGGCAGTTCTTGATACAGCAGGTGACACTGAAAATCCCCTTTTCCATGGATTTGGTGTTTGAATCTAGCAGTGCCCAGGCAGGAGGAAACCAAGCCCTGGGACAGCTGGCAGGCAGCCTACTGACCCAGGCCCTAGAGAGCCATGCTGAAGCCTTTCGAGAGCGTTTTGAGAAGACTTTTCACCTAAAAGAGAAGGGCCTGAGTCCTGAGGAGCAGACTTTGGGTCAGGTTGCTCTCAGCAGCCTCCTTGGTGGGATTGGCTACTTCTATGGACAAGGTCTGGTATTGCCAGACATGGGTGTGGAAGGGTCTGAGCAGAAGGTGGACCCAGCCCTCTTTCCACCTCTCCCTCTTTTCTCAGGGGTACCCTCCAGGTCATTCTTCCCACGTGGCTTCCTTTGGGATGAGGGCTTTCACCAGCTAGTGGTCCAACGGTGGGATCCCCACCTTACCCgagaggtcctaggccattggctGGGGTTGCTGAATGCTGATGGCTGGATTGGGCGGGAGCAGATACTGGGGGATGAGGCCCGAGCCCGGGTACCCTCAGAATTCTTGGTGCAAAGGGCAGCCCATGCCAACCCCCCAACCCTCCTTTTACCTGTTGCCCATATGTTAAAAGGTGGTGACCCTGCTGACTTGAATTTCTTGCGCAGGGCCTTCCCCCGCCTTCATGCCTGGTTTTCCTGGCTCCATCAGAGCCAAGCAGGGCCAGTGCCACTCTCTTACCGCTGGCGAGGCAGGGACCCAGCCTTGCCTACCCTACTGAACCCTAAGACACTGCCATCAGGACTGGATGACTATCCCCGGGCTTCACATCCTTCAGCAACTGAGCGGCACCTTGACCTGCGATGCTGGGTGGCACTGGGTGCCCGTGTGCTGTCTCAGCTTGCAGAGAAGctaggggaaactgaggcagctgCTGAGCTGGGCCCACTGGCTGCCTCACTGGAGGCAGAGGAGAGCCTGGATGAACTACACTGGGCTCCAGATCTAGGAGTCTTTGCAGACTTTGGGAACCACACAAAAGCTGTACAGCTGAAGCCTAGGCCCCCTCAGGGGCTGGTTCGAGTGGTGGGCCGGCCTCAGCCCCGCTTGCAATATGTGGATGCCCTGGGTTACATTACTCTTTTTCCCTTCCTATTGCGGCTTCTGGACCCCAACTCACCCCACCTCGGACCCCTGCTGGATGTTCTAGCTGACAGCCGCCATCTCTGGAGCCCCTTTGGTTTGCGCTCCCTTGCAGCCTCCAGCCCCTTTTATGGCCAGCGCAATTCAGAGCATGATCCCCCCTACTGGCGGGGTGCTGTGTGGCTGAATATCAATTACCTGGCTCTGGGAGCACTCCACCACTATGGGCACCTAGAAGGTCCACATCAGACCCAGGCTGCCAAGCTCCACAGTGAGCTCCGTGCCAATGTGATAGGCAATGTGTGGAGGCAGTACCAGGCTACAGGGTTTCTGTGGGAACAGTACAGTGACCAGGATGGGCATGGCATGGGCTGCCGCCCTTTCCATGGCTGGACCACCCTAGTCTTACTGATCATGTCTGAAGACTACTGA